One genomic region from Lycorma delicatula isolate Av1 chromosome 9, ASM4794821v1, whole genome shotgun sequence encodes:
- the boca gene encoding LDLR chaperone boca isoform X1, which produces MGENQLSKFNYKQNKESKMKKDIRRWLYLLCFIDLFGASCIIPILGAHLRTLGFSHSLVGAISSAYAGTQLLSGPIVGSWSDSYGRKAVLCFTLLICALSYCLLGVATSFMLVLFIRVILGLMKHTQTICKALVADVILDKQPEIHGTLNAVAACGFMFGPVIGGHISEFDNGFLLICFMTGSLFLLNTVIVFFAFPNSVLENKSDKIQNSPSLTSSIFFVIHDLIVLIKELLTLNGSKHNINP; this is translated from the coding sequence ATGGGCGAAAATCAATTAAgtaagtttaattataaacaaaataaagaaagcaaaatgaaaaaagatatacGTCGTTGgttatatttattgtgttttattgacTTATTTGGTGCCAGTTGCATTATACCCATTCTGGGTGCACATTTGAGGACTTTAGGGTTTTCTCATTCTTTAGTTGGTGCTATAAGTTCAGCTTATGCTGGAACTCAGCTACTTTCTGGACCTATTGTTGGTAGTTGGAGTGATAGTTATGGGCGTAAAGCAGTCTTGTgctttacattattaatatgcGCCTTATCGTATTGTTTATTAGGAGTTGCTACTTCATTtatgttagtattatttataagagTTATTTTAGGTTTAATGAAACATACCCAGACAATATGTAAAGCATTAGTTGCCGATGTCATTTTAGATAAACAACCAGAAATTCATGGAACATTAAATGCTGTTGCTGCTTGCGGATTTATGTTTGGCCCTGTTATCGGTGGTCATATTTCAGAATTTGATAACGGATTTCTATTGATTTGTTTTATGACCGGTTCATTGTTCTTATTAAACactgtaattgtattttttgcaTTCCCAAATTCTGTTCTggaaaataaatctgataaaatccAGAATAGTCCTTCACTAACATCtagcattttttttgtaatacatgaCTTAATAGTTCTAATTAAAGAGTTACTAACACTAAATGGCAGTAAACATAATATAAAcccataa